From Coturnix japonica isolate 7356 chromosome 3, Coturnix japonica 2.1, whole genome shotgun sequence, the proteins below share one genomic window:
- the PLAGL1 gene encoding zinc finger protein PLAGL1, with amino-acid sequence MSADLLWCEDCGKSLIGECKLHGPLIRAKDRVIPSRARLTLPHYLTLRVLELRAGNQQILGVFAKKVIQKRTQFGPYVGQLSTKLTCYDESRLVLQVLKDGGKYFLDTPNEDCGNWMMFVRLARNQEEQTLVAYQHCGEVYFTTVKPIEPHTELKVWYAADYAKFMETSAVFIKEESDVSPLPVVAKEPVDPWICSSCRSTFATFALLESHQCINKDRVLTTRLRPPNKLGSLKAKSKFKGKLRGSALGKTIAQCYGTISCSSAAKLSCASSGNTCDALVRFIPKWRNGRSSLLKGREVKQPDSYPCRLCGKIFDSIEKLTVHTYVHKAERPYKCSQHGCTKAFISKYKLLRHSATHSPQKSHQCGYCEKTFHRKDHLKNHLQTHDPNKMAFKCEECGKKYNTKLGYKRHLALHSATSGDLTCRVCAQEFGGTEVLLEHLKSHAGKPTGNTKEKKHKCDHCERHFYTRKDVRRHMVVHTGCKDFLCQFCAQRFGRKDHLTRHTRKTHPQELLKSRLQNGDSVGLLDQLFPFRLKEDASILSPFPERVSVQNGILNNSEPKEYNCSHLHPQPSLQTALSIEPPLLQRMGCADSLAAVPPTPCSTAIPANLNLHQSNKYDLSSTSFAAGSLKNLPIKVDVKGYNVHLLEDLPSPEPQSLHKISLEEASSGPVVDTNKYPVHKETETAAETTSMPFMDLTHVMSFWQLPQGDNQSTTGDIAMPFGPEEPSHRLNGLSQQQGLQLAAGGMAINQLHHLPRSFPSTTNSVTLPHFHHAFK; translated from the exons GGTGTGAGGATTGCGGTAAAAGCCTTATAGGAGAATGCAAACTCCATGGACCACTCATCAGGGCTAAAGACAGGGTTATTCCTAGCCGAGCCCGTCTCACCCTACCTCACTACCTTACTTTGCGAGTGTTGGAGCTGCGAGCTGGAAACCAGCAGA TCCTTGGAGTATTTGCAAAGAAAGTAATACAGAAGAGAACACAGTTTGGTCCTTACGTTGGTCAACTGTCTACAAAATTGACCTGCTATGATGAGAGTAGGCTAGTTCTGCAG GTATTGAAAGATGGAGGGAAGTACTTTCTGGACACTCCCAATGAAGACTGTGGAAACTGGATGATGTTTGTCCGGCTAGCCCGGAACCAAGAAGAACAGACCCTTGTGGCTTATCAGCACTGTGGAGAAGTCTACTTTACAACTGTTAAG CCAATCGAGCCCCACACGGAATTGAAAGTATGGTACGCTGCCGATTATGCCAAATTTATGGAAACTTCTGCAGTCTTCATTAAAGAAGAATCTGATGTCAGTCCTTTGCCTGTAGTAGCA AAAGAGCCAGTAGACCCTTGGATATGCTCCAGCTGTAGAAGTACTTTTGCAACTTTTGCTCTGCTGGAATCTCACCAGTGCATCAATAAAGACCGAGTCCTTACCACCAGGCTCAGACCACCAAATAAATTAGGAtccttaaaagcaaaaagcaaattcaAAGGGAAACTGAGAGGATCGGCATTAGGCAAAACCATTGCTCAGTGCTATGGGACCATTTCCTGTTCCTCTGCTGCGAAGCTTAGCTGTGCCAGCTCAGGAAACACTTGTGATGCTCTTGTGAGGTTTATACCTAAATGGAGAAATGGCCGGTCTTCACTGTTGAAGGGAAGAGAAGTGAAGCAGCCAGACAGTTACCCTTGCCGACTCTGTGGGAAGATATTTGATTCCATTGAAAAGCTCACAGTCCACACTTACGTGCACAAAGCGGAGCGCCCCTACAAGTGTTCGCAGCACGGATGCACAAAAGCCTTCATTTCCAAATATAAACTGCTCAG aCACTCAGCCACTCATTCTCCACAGAAATCTCACCAGTGTGGCTACTGTGAAAAGACATTTCATAGGAAAGACCATCTAAAGAATCACCTTCAGACTCATGACCCAAACAAGATGGCCTTCAAGTGTGAAGAGTGTGGAAAGAAGTACAACACCAAGCTAGGTTATAAGAGACACTTGGCTCTTCATTCAGCCACCAGTGGGGACCTTACCTGTAGAGTATGTGCTCAGGAGTTCGGTGGCACTGAAGTTTTGTTGGAACACCTCAAAAGTCACGCAGGGAAACCAACTGGCAATACCAAGGAGAAGAAACATAAGTGTGACCATTGTGAGCGTCACTTCTATACCCGTAAAGATGTGCGGCGTCACATGGTGGTTCACACAGGTTGCAAAGACTTTCTGTGCCAGTTTTGTGCCCAGAGGTTTGGGCGGAAGGACCACTTGACTCGCCACACGAGGAAGACTCATCCACAAGAACTGCTCAAGAGCAGGTTGCAGAATGGTGACTCAGTAGGTCTCCTTGACCAGCTTTTTCCATTCAGACTGAAGGAAGATGCCAGCATATTGTCCCCTTTTCCTGAAAGGGTCTCGGTGCAGAATGGAATTTTGAATAATTCAGAACCAAAGGAATACAACTGTTCACATCTTCATCCCCAGCCAAGCTTACAGACTGCTCTTTCTATTGAACCTCCTCTTTTGCAAAGAATGGGCTGTGCAGATAGCCTTGCAGCTGTCCCTCCCACACCGTGCTCAACAGCCATCCCTGCCAACCTGAACCTTCACCAGTCGAATAAGTATGACCTTAGCTCTACCTCATTTGCAGCAGGCTCCCTCAAGAATCTTCCGATCAAAGTGGATGTTAAAGGTTACAACGTCCATCTTCTAGAGGACCTGCCATCACCAGAACCTCAGTCTCTCCACAAAATCAGTCTGGAAGAAGCTTCCTCAGGGCCTGTAGTTGATACTAACAAGTACCCAGTGCACAAGGAGACAGAGACAGCAGCTGAAACTACCAGCATGCCTTTCATGGATCTCACTCATGTGATGAGTTTCTGGCAACTCCCACAAGGTGACAACCAGAGCACTACTGGGGATATCGCGATGCCATTTGGTCCAGAGGAACCATCACATAGGCTGAATGGCCTCAGCCAACAGCAAGGTCTACAGCTAGCAGCTGGTGGCATGGCCATAAACCAGCTGCATCATCTCCCTCGCTCCTTCCCATCCACTACAAATTCTGTAACGTTGCCTCATTTTCATCATGCCTTCAAGTaa
- the ZC2HC1B gene encoding zinc finger C2HC domain-containing protein 1B: protein MSQIPAQELNETTVGSQDLVPCRICGRQFAQDVLMRHEPICKKVFNKKRKPFNSFKQRLQGTDIGTVKRQPLLKNQPVKKSNWRQHHEDFINAIKSAKEVTKAMQEGRPLPPPPPPSINPDYIQCPFCLRRFNEAAAEKHIRFCEEQAARRAIAAKITKQPVGKQPVTQRKKTTVTPALPHEKKGQKLDNGEKATLETPPGAQQKSRKPSGVSPRKKSVGELRQQTETRR from the exons ATGAGCCAGATACCAGCACAGGAGCTAAATGAAACAA CCGTCGGGAGTCAAGATTTGGTACCTTGTAGAATCTGCGGAAGACAATTTGCACAGGATGTTCTG ATGAGACACGAGCCCATTTGCAAGAAAGTCTTCAACAAGAAGCGCAAGCCCTTCAATTCTTTTAAGCAGAGACTGCAGGGAACAGATATCGGAACTGTGAAGAGGCAGCCCCTGCTGAAG AATCAGCCAGTGAAGAAATCTAACTGGAGGCAGCACCATGAGGATTTTATTAATGCCATTAAATCAGCCAAAGAAGTGACGAAAGCTATGCAAGAAGGCCGTCCTCTtccacctccccccccaccaAGCATCAATCCAG ACTATATTCAGTGTCCATTCTGCTTGAGAAGATTCAACgaggctgcagcagagaagcacaTCAGGTTTTGTGAAGAGCAAGCTGCTCGCCGTGCCATTGCTGCTAAGATCACCAAACAGCCTGTG GGCAAGCAACCAGtgactcaaaggaaaaaaacaactgtcacACCTGCGTTACCACATGAGAAGAAGGGACAAAAGCTTGATAATGGAGAAAAGGCTACTCTAG AGACTCctcctggagcacagcagaaaagcagaaaaccttCGGGTGTGTCtcccagaaaaaaatctgttgggGAACTTAG ACAGCAGACAGAGACCCGAAGATAG